A part of Halobacillus shinanisalinarum genomic DNA contains:
- a CDS encoding NAD(P)-dependent malic enzyme, whose protein sequence is MSNLRDEALHIHRANKGKLETNSKIPIRNARDLSLAYSPGVAEPCKEIYDHKESVYDYTMKGNMVAVVSDGSAVLGLGNIGPEASLPVMEGKAALFKSFAGVDAFPICLNTGDVDQIVQTVKLMEPTFGGVNLEDIAAPNCFIIEERLKKETNIPIFHDDQHGTAIVTVAGLVNSLKITGKSFSDIKVVANGAGAAGIAIIKLLYHFGVRDIIMCDSKGAIYEGRPNGMNDVKDEVAKITNKDKVSGSLEEIMEGADVFIGVSVGGLLSKEMVSKMNEDSIIFAMANPEPEIMPEDAKESGARVIGTGRSDFPNQVNNVLAFPGIFRGALDVRATRINEKMKIAAVEAIASLVSDEELNEDYVIPAPFDPRVAPAVAASVARAAMESGVARHHVDPEEVAEKTRQLTLIDEDGS, encoded by the coding sequence GTGTCAAACTTACGTGATGAAGCATTGCATATTCACCGAGCTAACAAAGGTAAATTAGAAACTAACTCAAAGATCCCTATTAGGAACGCGAGGGATTTAAGTCTTGCGTATTCACCAGGGGTTGCTGAACCTTGTAAAGAAATTTATGATCATAAAGAGTCAGTATATGATTATACGATGAAAGGAAACATGGTTGCTGTTGTAAGTGATGGCTCGGCAGTACTAGGTTTAGGCAATATCGGACCAGAGGCATCCCTTCCAGTGATGGAAGGTAAAGCTGCTTTATTTAAAAGCTTTGCCGGGGTAGACGCGTTCCCTATTTGCTTAAACACAGGAGATGTAGACCAGATTGTACAAACAGTTAAACTAATGGAGCCCACTTTTGGTGGTGTAAACTTAGAAGATATTGCAGCACCTAACTGTTTTATTATTGAAGAACGGTTAAAAAAAGAAACGAATATCCCTATCTTTCATGATGACCAGCATGGAACAGCAATTGTAACTGTGGCTGGGTTGGTTAATTCGTTGAAAATTACAGGAAAATCCTTCTCTGACATTAAAGTGGTGGCTAATGGTGCGGGAGCCGCCGGCATTGCGATCATTAAGCTTCTTTATCATTTCGGAGTACGCGACATTATTATGTGTGATTCCAAAGGTGCGATTTATGAAGGCCGCCCAAATGGTATGAATGACGTAAAAGATGAAGTGGCAAAAATAACGAATAAAGATAAAGTGAGCGGCAGCTTAGAAGAAATCATGGAAGGCGCTGATGTATTTATTGGCGTTTCAGTTGGTGGATTGCTCTCAAAAGAAATGGTTTCTAAAATGAATGAAGACTCCATTATTTTTGCGATGGCAAACCCTGAGCCGGAGATTATGCCGGAGGATGCAAAAGAATCAGGTGCACGTGTAATAGGAACAGGTCGTTCTGATTTTCCAAACCAGGTGAATAATGTGTTAGCCTTTCCAGGGATTTTTCGAGGAGCACTTGACGTTCGCGCTACACGAATTAATGAAAAAATGAAGATTGCTGCAGTTGAAGCGATTGCCTCACTAGTAAGTGATGAGGAACTTAATGAGGATTATGTTATCCCTGCTCCCTTTGACCCAAGAGTAGCACCAGCAGTGGCAGCTAGTGTGGCTCGAGCTGCTATGGAATCAGGTGTTGCCAGACATCACGTTGATCCAGAAGAAGTAGCGGAAAAAACAAGACAACTTACCCTCATTGATGAAGATGGATCATGA
- a CDS encoding YtrH family sporulation protein — protein MEERLIVSMIQCFFIAFGVIVGGTLIGSIGSFLTGEAPLTSMFRIAKGLRIWAIVAAIGGTFDAISNFEKGIYDGSTFDLFKQVMIIVSAMGGVQAALLLFEFLLGEEVT, from the coding sequence ATGGAAGAGAGACTTATAGTATCCATGATCCAATGCTTCTTTATTGCTTTTGGTGTCATAGTGGGCGGAACATTAATTGGCAGTATCGGCAGCTTCCTTACAGGGGAAGCACCGCTTACTTCCATGTTCAGAATTGCTAAAGGGTTACGTATTTGGGCGATTGTCGCCGCTATAGGAGGAACATTTGATGCCATTAGCAATTTTGAAAAAGGAATATATGACGGATCTACATTTGATTTATTTAAACAGGTGATGATTATTGTTTCAGCTATGGGAGGTGTGCAGGCCGCTCTTCTTTTATTCGAATTTCTGCTTGGTGAGGAGGTCACGTAA
- the pfkA gene encoding 6-phosphofructokinase, with protein MKKIGVLTSGGDAPGMNAAIRAVVRKAIFNGVEVYGIQHGYQGLLDGTIEKMELGSVGDIIQRGGTKLYSARCEEFKTEEGQQKGIKQLQKHGIEGLIAIGGDGTFMGAKKLTEKGYPCIGVPGTIDNDIPGTDFTIGFDTALNTIIDAIDKIRDTATSHERTYVIEVMGRDAGDLALWAGLADGAESILIPEVKDDFGEVIDRLKRGHERGKKHSIIILAEGMGSGFDYGKKIKEATDLETRVTVLGHTQRGGSPSASDRVLASRLGSYAVDLLIAGKAGRMVGIEKNELVDHDIVEILNTKHSVDLNLYHLSNELSI; from the coding sequence ATGAAGAAAATTGGCGTATTGACGAGCGGAGGCGACGCCCCGGGCATGAACGCCGCTATTCGTGCAGTAGTTCGAAAGGCTATCTTCAATGGGGTTGAGGTGTATGGAATTCAACACGGATACCAAGGGCTGCTTGACGGGACGATCGAGAAAATGGAGTTAGGTTCAGTTGGAGATATCATTCAGCGTGGAGGGACGAAGCTTTATTCAGCCCGTTGTGAAGAATTTAAAACGGAAGAGGGTCAGCAAAAAGGAATTAAACAGTTGCAAAAGCACGGCATTGAAGGCCTAATTGCAATCGGTGGAGATGGGACATTTATGGGAGCTAAGAAACTTACTGAAAAAGGCTACCCTTGTATTGGTGTACCCGGAACGATCGATAATGACATTCCAGGTACCGACTTTACTATTGGATTCGACACAGCTTTAAATACAATTATCGATGCAATCGATAAGATTCGTGACACCGCTACTTCACATGAACGAACGTATGTGATTGAGGTTATGGGACGTGATGCCGGTGATCTTGCTCTTTGGGCAGGCTTAGCTGATGGTGCAGAGAGTATTCTCATACCTGAAGTCAAGGATGACTTTGGTGAAGTTATTGATCGTCTTAAGCGTGGACACGAGCGTGGTAAGAAGCATAGTATCATTATTTTGGCAGAAGGTATGGGAAGCGGGTTTGACTACGGTAAAAAAATCAAAGAGGCGACAGACTTGGAAACACGTGTTACGGTGCTAGGCCATACACAGCGCGGCGGTTCACCTTCAGCGTCTGATCGGGTGCTGGCCAGTCGATTAGGTTCCTATGCGGTGGACTTATTGATAGCTGGTAAAGCAGGACGGATGGTCGGAATTGAAAAAAATGAATTGGTGGACCATGATATTGTAGAAATACTTAATACGAAGCATTCTGTTGACCTTAACCTATATCATCTATCAAATGAGTTATCAATTTAA
- the pyk gene encoding pyruvate kinase has translation MRKTKIVSTIGPASESTEMLTNLIEAGMNVTRLNFSHGDFEEHGARIKNIRQAAASTDKTVAILLDTKGPEIRTGSLKDGEAYLEKGATVYVTMEEIEGDAERFSVTYPGLINDVHPGSKILLDDGLVELLVEEILQEKSEIKTTVLNNGLLKNKKGVNVPNVSVNLPGITEKDAKDIEFGIEQDVDFIAASFVRRASDVLEIRELLEKHDATHIQIIPKIENQEGVDNIDEILEVSDGVMVARGDLGVEIPAEDVPLVQKELIRKCNKAGKPVITATQMLDSMQRNPRPTRAEASDVANAIFDGTDAIMLSGETAAGDYPVEAVQTMHNIAEKTETGLNYKAILNERSRHSDMTITDAISQSVTHTAINLAVNAVVTPTESGHTARMISKYRPFAPIVAITSSERVNRKLSLVWGVYAVMGPHAYSTDDMLDVAVDRGLASGVVSRGDRVVITAGVPVGESGTTNLMKVHVIGDVLLKGQGIGRKSSYGRVIIAKDAKDAINRVEDGDILVTQGTDRDMMPAIEKAAGLITQEGGLTSHAAVVGLSLGIPVIVGVEDALIKIKDGSDITIDSTRGDIYEGHASVL, from the coding sequence ATTAGAAAAACAAAGATAGTAAGTACAATTGGACCAGCATCTGAGTCCACTGAAATGCTGACAAATCTTATTGAAGCGGGAATGAACGTCACCCGTTTAAATTTCTCACACGGTGATTTTGAAGAGCATGGTGCAAGAATTAAGAATATTCGTCAGGCTGCTGCGTCAACGGATAAAACAGTAGCAATTCTATTAGATACGAAAGGACCTGAAATTCGTACGGGCTCACTTAAAGACGGTGAGGCGTATTTAGAAAAAGGTGCTACGGTCTATGTGACTATGGAAGAGATCGAAGGCGATGCTGAACGTTTTTCTGTTACCTACCCAGGTTTAATTAACGATGTCCATCCAGGTTCAAAAATACTTCTTGATGATGGGCTTGTCGAACTTTTAGTTGAAGAGATTTTGCAAGAAAAAAGTGAAATTAAAACGACCGTGCTAAATAATGGACTGTTAAAAAACAAAAAGGGCGTTAACGTTCCGAATGTCAGCGTTAACCTCCCAGGTATTACAGAAAAGGATGCGAAGGATATTGAATTTGGAATCGAGCAGGATGTCGATTTTATTGCCGCATCTTTCGTACGTCGGGCCTCAGATGTTCTTGAAATTAGAGAACTGCTAGAAAAACATGATGCGACACATATTCAAATCATTCCAAAGATTGAAAACCAGGAAGGTGTCGATAACATCGATGAGATTCTTGAGGTTAGTGACGGAGTCATGGTTGCTCGCGGAGACCTTGGTGTAGAAATTCCTGCTGAGGATGTTCCTCTCGTGCAAAAGGAGCTGATTCGCAAATGTAATAAAGCAGGCAAGCCGGTTATTACTGCAACTCAAATGCTGGATTCCATGCAGCGTAACCCTCGTCCAACACGGGCGGAGGCCTCAGATGTTGCGAATGCGATTTTTGACGGTACAGATGCGATCATGCTTTCAGGAGAAACGGCTGCTGGTGATTATCCTGTAGAGGCAGTTCAAACCATGCATAACATTGCAGAGAAAACTGAAACAGGATTAAATTATAAAGCGATCTTAAACGAGCGCTCAAGACACAGCGATATGACCATTACTGACGCAATCAGTCAATCAGTTACACATACAGCGATTAACCTTGCAGTAAATGCAGTGGTTACACCGACGGAAAGTGGTCATACGGCACGAATGATTTCCAAGTATCGCCCTTTCGCCCCAATTGTGGCCATTACTTCAAGTGAACGCGTCAACCGCAAATTATCACTCGTATGGGGTGTATATGCTGTTATGGGACCTCACGCTTATTCTACAGATGATATGCTTGACGTAGCTGTAGATCGAGGTTTAGCATCGGGTGTTGTCTCTCGCGGTGACCGTGTTGTTATTACAGCTGGTGTTCCTGTTGGTGAGAGCGGCACAACCAATTTGATGAAGGTGCATGTAATTGGCGATGTGTTACTAAAAGGTCAGGGTATCGGACGTAAAAGTTCTTATGGACGTGTCATCATAGCCAAAGATGCAAAAGATGCCATCAATCGTGTTGAAGATGGCGATATTCTTGTCACACAAGGTACGGATCGTGATATGATGCCAGCTATTGAAAAGGCTGCTGGACTGATCACACAGGAAGGCGGACTTACATCACATGCAGCCGTTGTAGGGTTAAGCCTCGGGATTCCTGTTATTGTAGGTGTGGAAGATGCCTTAATTAAGATTAAAGATGGATCAGATATAACAATCGATAGCACACGTGGAGATATTTATGAAGGGCATGCGAGTGTTCTGTAA
- the accA gene encoding acetyl-CoA carboxylase carboxyl transferase subunit alpha, with translation MKHVLEFEKPVIELREKIAELKRLTEESEMDLSEEIVTLENRLEKLEKDVYDRMKPWDRVQMARHPERPTTLDYIDHIFTGFLELHGDRLYGDDEAIVSGIAKLDDRPITVIGHQRGKDTKENIRRNFGMPHPEGYRKALRLMKQAEKFHRPIITFIDTKGAYPGRAAEERGQSEAIARNLLEMSGLTVPILCVVIGEGGSGGALGLGIADRIFMLENSTYSVISPEGAAALLWKDSNLAQQAAETMKITAQDLKSLQVVDEVIPEIRGGAHRDIERQAKEIKQLLRTSLADLKQKKQEDLLEERFNKYKKIGDYTYLDI, from the coding sequence ATGAAGCATGTATTAGAATTTGAAAAGCCCGTTATCGAACTACGGGAAAAAATTGCAGAATTAAAACGGCTAACCGAAGAAAGCGAAATGGATCTGAGTGAAGAAATTGTCACGCTAGAAAATCGATTAGAAAAGCTTGAGAAAGATGTATATGATCGCATGAAACCATGGGATCGCGTACAGATGGCCAGACACCCTGAGCGGCCGACTACCCTTGATTACATTGATCATATATTTACAGGTTTTCTAGAACTCCATGGCGATCGATTGTACGGAGATGATGAAGCCATCGTCTCAGGTATCGCTAAATTAGATGATCGTCCTATAACGGTGATTGGCCACCAACGTGGAAAAGATACGAAAGAAAATATTAGACGCAACTTTGGGATGCCCCATCCAGAAGGGTATCGGAAAGCTTTACGTTTAATGAAGCAGGCTGAAAAATTTCATCGCCCGATTATTACATTTATTGATACAAAGGGTGCTTATCCTGGTCGTGCGGCAGAGGAACGTGGTCAGAGTGAAGCGATCGCCAGGAACCTATTGGAAATGTCGGGATTGACTGTTCCTATCCTTTGCGTGGTCATCGGGGAAGGGGGAAGTGGTGGAGCGTTAGGTCTTGGAATTGCTGATCGCATCTTTATGTTGGAAAACTCTACCTATTCGGTCATATCCCCTGAAGGTGCAGCCGCGTTACTATGGAAGGACTCGAATCTTGCCCAGCAAGCTGCTGAAACAATGAAGATTACTGCGCAGGATTTAAAATCCCTCCAAGTTGTCGATGAAGTGATTCCAGAAATACGCGGGGGCGCACACCGTGATATTGAGAGACAAGCTAAAGAGATAAAACAACTGTTAAGAACCTCGTTAGCAGATCTTAAGCAAAAAAAACAGGAAGATTTATTGGAAGAGCGTTTTAATAAATATAAAAAAATTGGTGATTACACATATCTTGATATATAA
- a CDS encoding FadR/GntR family transcriptional regulator produces the protein MSRSLNEKVYEGVLEQIKFYIEANKLTPGDKLPSERELSERLKVGRSSIREALRAMELLGLIETRRGEGTFMRAYRPYHMVELLSKFLLNESRTREELLTAKQMLEKEVLLLSVGRLSNDQLACMSEILQGEHSCDRHQRLFCYLFEQCNHPLLLSMWQFIVGFTHTAHDITYQDDWYKQMEAIVGNGSPEQLLALFDFE, from the coding sequence GTGTCCCGATCTTTGAATGAAAAAGTGTATGAAGGGGTTTTGGAGCAAATCAAGTTCTATATTGAGGCGAATAAGTTGACTCCGGGTGATAAACTACCTTCTGAACGAGAGTTGAGCGAACGCCTTAAGGTAGGAAGATCCTCCATTCGTGAAGCGTTACGAGCGATGGAATTGTTAGGGTTGATTGAAACCCGGCGCGGGGAAGGGACCTTTATGAGAGCATATCGCCCTTATCATATGGTAGAGTTATTATCAAAATTCTTATTAAATGAGTCGAGGACTCGAGAAGAGTTGTTAACGGCGAAGCAGATGTTGGAAAAAGAAGTACTGCTTCTATCTGTTGGACGGTTATCAAACGATCAATTGGCCTGTATGTCGGAAATATTACAGGGAGAGCATTCTTGTGATAGGCATCAGCGCCTATTTTGTTATTTGTTTGAACAATGTAATCATCCGCTCCTTTTATCGATGTGGCAGTTTATCGTAGGGTTTACACATACGGCCCACGACATCACTTATCAGGACGACTGGTATAAACAGATGGAAGCAATCGTCGGAAACGGCTCTCCTGAGCAACTATTAGCTTTATTTGACTTTGAATAA
- the accD gene encoding acetyl-CoA carboxylase, carboxyltransferase subunit beta, with protein MLRDFFSKKKRYASIPSQEAKQDVPEGLMQKCPSCQKIFYRKELIRNINVCPHCDHHHQINAFERIEHLFDEQSFEEWDKYMISNNPLNFPDYEEKLEKDRKKSDLNEAVVTGKASLNGLNTAVAVMDSRFRMGSMGSVVGEKITNAIEQARKEKIPFLIFTASGGARMQEGVLSLMQMGKTSIALQRLHQQGGLFISVMTHPTTGGVSASFASLGDYNFAEPGALIGFAGRRIIEQTIREKLPDDFQTAEFLLEHGQLDRVVHRHDMKDTLTTILDLHQTGGDTV; from the coding sequence TTGCTTAGAGATTTTTTCAGCAAGAAGAAAAGGTATGCGTCCATTCCTAGTCAGGAAGCAAAGCAGGATGTACCTGAAGGTCTGATGCAAAAGTGTCCAAGTTGTCAAAAGATCTTTTATAGAAAAGAATTAATAAGAAACATCAATGTCTGTCCTCATTGTGATCACCATCATCAAATAAATGCTTTTGAAAGAATAGAGCATTTATTTGATGAGCAATCCTTTGAAGAATGGGACAAATATATGATTTCGAACAACCCATTGAATTTTCCAGATTATGAAGAAAAGCTAGAGAAGGATCGAAAGAAATCTGATCTGAATGAAGCTGTAGTTACTGGAAAAGCCAGTCTTAATGGTCTGAACACAGCAGTTGCTGTAATGGATTCCCGCTTTCGTATGGGAAGCATGGGTTCTGTTGTTGGTGAGAAAATCACCAATGCGATCGAACAGGCTAGGAAAGAGAAGATCCCTTTTCTTATTTTTACAGCTTCCGGCGGGGCACGTATGCAAGAAGGTGTGCTCAGCTTAATGCAAATGGGAAAAACATCAATTGCCTTACAACGTCTCCATCAACAAGGTGGGTTGTTTATTTCTGTGATGACACATCCGACAACTGGAGGGGTGTCGGCAAGTTTTGCTTCTCTAGGGGATTATAACTTTGCAGAGCCTGGGGCATTGATTGGTTTTGCTGGTCGAAGAATTATTGAACAAACGATACGGGAAAAACTACCTGATGATTTCCAAACAGCAGAATTTTTGCTCGAGCATGGTCAGTTGGATCGTGTCGTCCATCGTCATGACATGAAAGATACATTGACTACGATACTTGACCTTCATCAGACGGGAGGCGACACTGTATGA
- the ytrI gene encoding sporulation membrane protein YtrI, which produces MRRSRNVHPPQLRNKEWRRFFAGMFFGMICGYLIFIFINGELQEQITEENIKLSNKLNEIEGKYEGLLNAEKEEDEERTEGLTVQEVIVEFLNTKELEVDKLTQHELSSMVKDQLTSVTGRDIDEAAKQTQLMISAIENKTFVVDDFTYQLTVKQLIIANKLRIRLSISIER; this is translated from the coding sequence GTGAGGAGGTCACGTAATGTACATCCCCCTCAATTAAGAAATAAGGAATGGAGACGATTTTTCGCCGGCATGTTCTTTGGGATGATTTGTGGATATTTAATTTTTATTTTTATAAATGGAGAATTACAAGAACAAATTACGGAAGAAAACATCAAACTTTCTAATAAGCTTAATGAAATAGAAGGAAAATATGAAGGGCTACTTAACGCTGAAAAAGAAGAAGATGAAGAACGAACGGAAGGATTAACTGTACAAGAGGTCATTGTAGAATTCCTAAATACTAAAGAGCTTGAGGTTGATAAGCTCACGCAACATGAACTTTCATCAATGGTGAAAGATCAACTTACTTCTGTAACCGGTAGAGATATCGATGAAGCTGCAAAGCAAACGCAGTTAATGATCTCCGCCATTGAAAATAAAACCTTTGTTGTTGACGATTTTACGTATCAATTAACCGTAAAGCAACTGATTATAGCCAATAAGCTTAGAATCCGCTTATCGATCTCCATAGAACGATAA
- the dnaE gene encoding DNA polymerase III subunit alpha, protein MSFTHLHVHSGYSLMNSTIQIPSLVRKAKELGFTALALTDDNVMSGAVTFYKTCVEEGIKPLLGMRVHLEYKGETFPIVLLAKNSAGYQKLLSISTMKQTTQDQLSLSDLPKRTDNLAAVITVSDTSWGQSIINGMVDRVEEDLSEWHTYFNDLNLGVKDYGVRVERQLHQPLKEWSSLKGIPVTAMNEVRYLEPSGSDAYYCLRAIDNGEKYALDAHRGSHEYLKAPGEVEDYYTEWWPEVLETNQRIVQSCDVQLDFDQQLIPAFPVPVGRTSDEYLRSLCEQELDSKYSKNKEEAKARLNHELDVIMSMQFSDYFLIVWDFIDYAKKAGMEAGPGRGSAAGSIVSYLLGITQVDPLHYKLFFERFLNPERITMPDIDIDFPDDRRDEVIGYVANKYGSQHVAQICTFGTFASRSVLRELFKTMSVDHSDAAFILKYIKGGSSNTLKQQVQKSEPLKEYVRSSPHLQKVFQMATQLEGLPRHMSTHAAGVVISEEPLVRHTALMQGQNNVYLTQMAMGDIESVGLLKMDFLGLRNLSMMRRIEKKIQNYRNRNFSIETIPLDDESTFELLKQGRTNGVFQLESQGMKGVLQRLRPTHFEDVVAVNALYRPGPMEYIPVYINRKHGVEDIDYPHEDLQPILQSTFGVLVYQEQIMQVAQKLAGYSLGEADLLRRAVSKKQRELLVQQRQQFVTSSIAIGYLENVASELFDWIVKFASYGFNRSHAVAYSVISYQLAYLKAHYPSYFLAELINSTIGDRDKLSTHLREAKDLSAKLKEPSINHSHSYARDEHGSIRLGFLSIKGVGFQAAQAIIEARKEGLFKHLNDFCLRVPSKEVSRSVIESLIMAGAFDELQQNRASLLASIDQAMEQGELFKEFQDQPGLFSSDLDMGGKEVSIEPLPILQQLTMEKEVLGTYLSEHPLEVHRPQLIQKKFITLNDAIRQQQPKSVKAAVVIEQIKEIRTKRGDPMSFLTISDETAEVDAVLFPDVYRGARLWIDSQMLAIIEGKVEERNGRKQWVITTISHFDEQGYENKPSQRLFIKTTISDESKALARLNKLSSYFPGNTAVLLFRSDDRKTYQLGESYSLNVSEECLRKLYEFFGTSSVALR, encoded by the coding sequence ATGTCATTTACACACTTACATGTACATAGTGGATATAGCTTAATGAACAGTACAATCCAGATCCCATCCCTTGTAAGAAAAGCTAAAGAACTTGGCTTCACTGCTCTTGCACTAACGGATGATAATGTGATGAGTGGGGCAGTTACCTTTTACAAAACTTGTGTAGAGGAGGGGATAAAACCTTTACTCGGTATGAGAGTCCATCTCGAGTATAAGGGGGAGACATTTCCTATTGTACTGCTTGCTAAAAATTCAGCAGGGTACCAGAAACTGCTCTCGATAAGCACGATGAAGCAAACCACTCAAGACCAGCTTTCCCTCTCTGATTTACCAAAACGAACAGATAACCTTGCGGCCGTAATTACCGTATCAGATACTTCCTGGGGTCAATCTATTATAAATGGAATGGTTGACCGTGTGGAAGAAGATCTTTCGGAGTGGCACACATATTTTAATGATTTAAACTTAGGTGTAAAAGATTACGGTGTTCGTGTAGAACGGCAGCTTCATCAACCATTGAAAGAATGGTCAAGTCTTAAAGGAATACCCGTGACAGCAATGAATGAAGTGCGTTATCTTGAACCCTCGGGTTCGGATGCTTACTATTGTTTGCGCGCCATTGACAATGGTGAAAAATACGCTCTTGATGCACATAGGGGAAGCCATGAATATTTAAAGGCACCAGGAGAAGTGGAAGACTATTATACGGAGTGGTGGCCTGAAGTTCTCGAAACGAACCAAAGAATCGTCCAATCCTGCGATGTGCAACTAGACTTTGATCAACAGCTTATTCCCGCCTTCCCTGTTCCGGTCGGGCGAACATCTGATGAATACTTGCGCTCTCTTTGTGAACAGGAGTTAGATTCAAAATATAGCAAGAACAAAGAGGAAGCAAAAGCAAGGTTGAATCATGAACTTGATGTTATTATGTCGATGCAATTCAGTGATTACTTTTTGATCGTATGGGATTTTATTGATTATGCAAAGAAGGCAGGGATGGAAGCAGGACCTGGACGCGGTTCAGCAGCAGGATCGATCGTCAGTTATTTGTTAGGCATCACCCAAGTCGATCCACTTCATTACAAGCTATTCTTTGAGCGGTTTTTAAATCCTGAACGAATCACTATGCCTGATATCGATATTGACTTTCCTGATGACAGGCGTGATGAAGTCATTGGTTATGTGGCCAATAAATATGGGAGCCAGCATGTTGCTCAAATTTGTACGTTCGGTACTTTTGCCTCAAGAAGTGTCTTAAGGGAATTATTTAAAACCATGAGCGTTGATCACAGTGATGCAGCCTTTATCCTCAAGTATATTAAAGGCGGATCTTCAAATACATTAAAGCAGCAGGTTCAAAAGTCGGAACCTTTGAAAGAATATGTTCGTTCTTCTCCCCATTTACAAAAAGTTTTTCAGATGGCGACCCAACTAGAAGGATTGCCGAGACATATGTCGACACATGCTGCAGGGGTTGTTATAAGTGAAGAACCACTCGTCCGTCACACAGCTCTTATGCAAGGGCAGAATAACGTGTATCTTACCCAAATGGCCATGGGTGACATAGAATCTGTCGGGTTGTTAAAAATGGATTTCCTTGGTCTTAGGAACCTTTCAATGATGAGAAGAATTGAGAAGAAAATACAAAATTATAGAAATCGGAATTTTTCAATTGAGACGATTCCTTTGGATGATGAGTCCACCTTTGAATTATTAAAACAAGGAAGGACAAATGGAGTTTTTCAGTTAGAATCTCAGGGTATGAAAGGTGTCCTACAGCGTCTAAGGCCGACTCATTTCGAAGATGTTGTTGCAGTAAACGCCCTGTATCGTCCTGGACCAATGGAATATATTCCTGTTTATATAAATAGGAAGCATGGGGTAGAGGATATTGACTATCCGCATGAGGATTTACAGCCGATTTTACAATCCACATTTGGGGTTCTCGTTTACCAGGAGCAGATCATGCAAGTGGCCCAGAAATTGGCCGGGTACTCTCTTGGAGAAGCAGACTTATTGCGTCGCGCGGTAAGTAAGAAGCAGCGTGAGTTGTTAGTTCAGCAAAGACAGCAATTTGTTACAAGTTCAATAGCTATTGGTTATCTTGAAAATGTCGCAAGCGAACTGTTTGATTGGATTGTGAAGTTCGCAAGTTACGGTTTTAATAGAAGTCATGCGGTTGCTTATAGTGTGATTTCCTATCAACTTGCCTACTTGAAGGCTCATTATCCTTCGTATTTCCTAGCTGAGCTCATTAACTCAACCATCGGTGATCGCGATAAACTCTCCACACATTTGCGAGAAGCCAAGGACTTAAGTGCTAAATTAAAGGAACCTTCGATAAACCACAGCCATTCCTATGCAAGAGACGAGCATGGATCAATAAGGCTAGGTTTTCTTTCTATAAAAGGGGTAGGCTTTCAGGCAGCCCAAGCTATTATAGAAGCTAGAAAAGAGGGATTATTTAAACATTTAAATGATTTTTGTTTGAGAGTTCCGAGTAAGGAAGTGTCCAGGTCTGTTATTGAATCACTAATCATGGCAGGCGCTTTTGATGAGTTGCAGCAAAATCGTGCCAGTTTGCTTGCAAGCATCGACCAGGCCATGGAACAAGGTGAATTGTTTAAAGAATTTCAGGATCAGCCTGGATTGTTTAGCTCAGACTTAGACATGGGAGGGAAGGAGGTTTCCATCGAGCCGCTTCCTATTTTGCAACAGCTCACTATGGAAAAGGAAGTATTAGGTACCTATTTATCCGAGCATCCGCTTGAGGTTCATCGCCCTCAGCTTATCCAAAAAAAGTTCATCACATTAAACGACGCGATCCGTCAACAACAGCCGAAATCAGTTAAAGCTGCTGTTGTCATTGAGCAAATAAAGGAGATCAGGACGAAGCGCGGGGACCCGATGTCGTTTCTTACAATTAGCGACGAAACAGCGGAAGTAGATGCTGTGCTTTTTCCAGATGTATATCGAGGTGCTAGATTATGGATCGATAGTCAAATGTTAGCGATCATTGAAGGTAAGGTTGAAGAGAGAAATGGCCGGAAACAATGGGTTATCACTACTATATCGCACTTTGATGAACAAGGGTATGAGAATAAACCAAGTCAAAGATTGTTTATCAAGACGACGATATCTGATGAAAGTAAAGCATTAGCCAGGTTAAACAAACTATCTAGCTATTTCCCAGGTAACACCGCTGTACTACTTTTTCGTTCTGATGATCGCAAAACGTATCAGCTTGGAGAATCGTATTCACTAAACGTATCTGAAGAATGCCTGCGTAAATTATATGAATTTTTCGGGACTTCCTCAGTGGCTTTAAGATAA